The following DNA comes from Streptomyces sp. NBC_00690.
TCGACGCGGCAGCCCGGGCCGAACTCGACCGCGCGGTGGCCGAACGGGTCGCGGCGGGTGCCACCGCGGTCTACGTCGACCACGACCCGCTGCGGCTGGCCGACGCGGCCGACGCGGTCCACTCGGTGAGCGCGGGCACCCTCATCCCGGCGCCGGCGTCGATACCGGGCGCCCCACCCCCCTCGGCGACGGCGGCTGGACCGCAGGTGCAGATCATCGCCTCGGGTCCTCCCGGTGAACCCCCGCCCGACGGACTGCCCGGCACACCCGAGCACGAGGTGCGGCCCGACGGCGACATCGTGTTCACGGTCACCGCCCCCTACTCCGACTCGCTGCTCAGAGCCCTGCTCTCGGCCCGTCCGCCCTGGCACGTCCGCCAGGTCGAACACCGCGAGGCCACGAAGGTGAGCCAAGGATGAGTGCGCTCTTCGCGCTGCTCGGCTACCAGTCCGCCCTGCTGCTGCGCTCCCAGCGCTGGCTGCCGCCGTTCCTGCTGTACGGGATCATCCTCGCCGTGGGCATCCAACCGGGCCGCCCCGTGCTGGATGCGCTCGGCTACTCGGCCGCCGCGCTGCTGCCGGTCACCGCCTGGCTGGTCCGGGTCTGTGTCACCCAGGAGCCCACGTCCGCCCGGGATATCACCTCGGCGGCTACCAGCCCCCAGCGCGTCCAGTTGGCACCGCTGCTCACCGCGCTCATGGGCGCCGGGCTGCTGGGATGCGTGGGCACCACGGTGGTGGTGCTGGTCAGCAAGGCGATGGGCGCCGACAACCGGACCGTGGTCCCCCTGCCGGAGGCCACCTTCGCCGGGCTGCTGGCGGCGGCCGTCTGCGCGCTGACGGGCGCGGCGGTTGCGGCGCTGTGCACCCGGCCGCTGCTCTACTCGCGCGGCTGGTCGCTCGCCCTCACCGCACTCGGTTCGCTCCTCGCGCTGGTGACCACCGGTTCGCCCGCCAAGTACGCGGTGACGGTGTTGGTCTCCGGCTCCCGGACCGGTGACCCCCGGCTGCCCCTGCTCGCCTTCGCCGGGGCGCTGCTGTTCGCGGTCCTCGCCGGGGCGGCGGCCTGTGCGATGGGTCCGCTGCGCGGCACCGACGTGGCGACGGAGACCAGCGGCTGACAGCGGGGGCGCCGCCTGCCGGGGGATGGCCGCTTCAGCGATCGTTGAGCACCACCCGTAGGCTCGGTGTCATGGGTGTCATGGACCAGCCGGACGAGGCGTACTGCGCAACACCGGAACGACCCGAAGCGGCCCCGGACGAGGGGCCGCCCTTCGCGGAGTGCGTGCTCTGTCGGGAGCCGACGGAGTATCCGGAGTCGGTGCGGGGCAGCACGCTCTGCCCGGTCTGCGAATGGCAGGAGGCACAGCGGACGGCGTGCTCCGGCTGAGCCGTCCATGGGTCATCCGGTGGTCGCCCCGCGCATCACGTCGGAGACCCTGACCATGCGGTAGCCGCGTTCCCTCAGCTTCGGCACGATGGTGCGGATCGCCTGCTCGGTGACGGGCGCCGCGCTGCGCGTGCAGTGCATGACCACCACGGAGCCGGGCTTCACTCCCGCGAGCACCTGCTCGGCCACGGCGTCCGCATCGCTGGCGAACGCGTCCCCGCTGACCACGTCCCATTGCACGGCCGTCACCCCGGTGGGTGCGATCGCGCGCAGTGCGGTCGTGTCGTAGCAGCCCCCCGGGAACCGGAAGTACGGCACCACCCGTTCCGCGCCGACCTTGCGGAATGCGGTGAACGCCCGTTCCACATCGGCCCGCATGGCGTCCTTGGCGACGGTCGGCAGGCCGTAGCAGGGAGCGGCGAAGGCGTGATGGCTGTAGGAGTGGTTGGCGATCTCGAAGAGGGGATCGGTGCCGATCGACTTCGCCTGCGCCGGGTACTCCTCGGCCCAGCGGCCGGTCATGAAGATCGTCGCGGGGACCTTGAGGCGTCGCAGAGTGCTGATGAGTTCCGGGTTGTCGAAGTGTTCGCCGCGGGCTGCCCGTGGACCCTGGTCGGCGGTCATGTCGGCGTCGAAGGTGAGTGCCACGGTCTTCGGCGCCGTCGCCGAGGCGGGGGCGCGCTCGAAGACCGGTGTGAGGCCGGAGCGCGGTCGCGCGAGTTGGGGCGCGGGCGCTGCCTCGGGGGCGGCACGGGGACCGGCCCCGGTGCGGGGGGCAGTCGGTTCGGTTCGGTCGGTGGGCTCCCGTGCACCGCCGCAGGCGACGAGTGCCGCACCGAGGACCGCCACGGCGAAGAGTCTTCGTACGGAAATGATCACTGGTCAAAAATATATGATCAGTAGGGCAATCTGCTGATATGTCGCTTCTGTGTCGGGACTACGATCCCTACGCCGGATCCCACCCCCAGGAGGAGTGACATGGCCCAGGTCTCCGCAGCCGGAGTGCTCGTCCGATGGACCGAGGTGGCCGATGTGCCGGCCGACCGCGGCGGAGCGCTGTGGCGGCTCGAAGCCGCGGGCCGGCAGTTGGACGCCAATGTCGTCCGTCTCCCCGCGGGCGAGCGGGTCGAGACGCACGAAGAAGGGGACCTCGACGTACTGCTGTGCGTGCTCAGCGGCGACGGCGAGGTGGAGATCGACGGCCAGCGCCAGGCCCTCGCCGTCGACAGTCTGGTCTGGCTGCCGCGCGGTGCCCGTCGATCGCTGCGGGCGGGGGGCGACGGGCTCGTCTACCTCACCGCGCACCGTCGGCGCCCCGGCCTCGCCATCACCGGCGCGCAGGGCCTTGAGGGCGGGGAGTCGGCCTGCATGCTCAACCGCCTCTGCCCCTCCTGCGACCGCCCGGCGGACGACCCCGGCGCCCGTTTCTGCGCACGATGCGGAATGCAACTTTCCCTCTGAGGAAGCCCGTTTCGGTGCCCGTCCATCGCTGTGCTCGGCGCAGGTCCGCGCGGTCCGATGGCCCGACGAGCGGTGGAGTTCCGTACGGCTCCTGACGGACCATCAGTCAACTCACCCGTCTCCACATTGAGCACACCACACGACTCATCCGTACCAAGGGGCGGACGCGTCCTCCGGTGCTCAGCCGGATCGGACCCCATCACCCCCCACAGGAGGCGGCGAGTTGACTCACAGGCGCATACCCAAGCGGAAGGCGGCTCTGGCGGGAGCCGCGGCCATCTCCATCACGGCCGCGGCCGTACTGCTGCCCCAGGCGTACGCATCCCAGGACGGCTCCGACGCAGCTGGATCCAACGCTCCCAAGACCATGAGCGCGACCTCGGCCGCCGACCTCCTCCAAGAACTCGACGGCACCCTCGGCGACTCCTACGGGGGCGCGTACTACGACGCCAAGAAGAAGCGACTCGTCGTCAACATCGCCGGCGACGACAGCAAGGCCGTGGAACGGGTGACGAAGGCCGGGGCGGTGGCGCGCGAAGTGCGCAACAGTGCCAGCACCCTGCTGAGCGCACGCCGCACGCTGGCACGTGAGGCCACGATCCCGGGCACTTCCTGGGCCCTGGATCCCCGGACCAATCAGGTTCTGGTGATGGCCGACCGTACGGTGACGGGCGAGCGCTGGGACAGACTGGAGACCGCGGTACAGGGCCTCGGCCCCGGAGTCGCGCGCATCAAGAAGTCCGCGGGGGAGTTCAAGACCTTCCTCGAAGGCGGTGACGCCATCTTCGGCGGCGGCGCGCGCTGCTCGCTGGGCTTCAACGTGACCCTCCAGGACGGCGGCTCCGGCTTCCTGACCGCAGGTCACTGCGCCGTGGCCGCCGAGCGCTGGTCCGAGACCCAGGGCGGCGCTCCCGTCGGTACCGTACGGTCGGCGACCTTCCCCGGAGCCGGTGACTTCGCCCTCGTGACGTACGACGACCCGGCGACCCAGGCACCGAGCAGCGTCGACGTCGGCGGTGGCGAACTCCTGGCGATCAACAGAGTCGTGGATGCCACCGTCGGGCAGGAAGTGGCCCGGATGGGAAGCACCACGGGTCTGCGGAACGGGCAGGTCACCGGGCTCGACGCCACCGTGAACTACCCGGAGGGCACCGTCACCGGTCTCATCCAGACCAATGTGTGCGCGGAACCCGGCGACAGCGGTGGTGCCCTGTTCGGGAGCGACGGCAGCGCGATCGGCCTGACCTCGGGCGGCAGCGGCAACTGCACCAGCGGTGGGGAGACCTTCTTCCAGCCGGTGACCACGGCACTGACCGCGGTGGGCGCCCAGATCGGCGACGGTACGGGCTCCGACACCGGTGGTGGCGAGGGCGGCGAAGAGGGCGCGGATCAGGGCGCTGACGGTGGTGGCGGGGGCGGCGAGGAAGGCGCGGATCAGGGCGCTGACGGTGGTGGCGGGGGCGGCGAGGAAGGCGCGGATCAGGGCGCTGACGGTGGTGGTGAGGGCGGCGAGGAAGGCGCGGATCAGGGCGCTGACGGTGGTGGCGGGGGCGGCGAGGAAGGCGCGGATCAGGGCGCTGACGGTGGTGGCGAGGGCGGCGAGGAAGGCGCGGATCAGGGCGCTGACGGTGGTGGCGAGGGCGGCGAGGAAGGCGCGGATCAGGGCGCTGACGGTGGTGGTGAAGGTGGCGAAGAAGCCACCGGTGGAGCCGCGGGGACGGATTCCGTGTACCGCTTCTGACCTCGGAAGGCGCCGATCGGGACGTCCGTACCGCGGTCCGTCCGCAAGGGTCGTTCTTCTACCTCGGGCGGGATGCCGACCCCGCCCGCTGGTCCTTGCCCTTCGAACGGACCGGTCCCGGTGAAGCAGACGCCGTGTGCTCCTGACTCCGCTCCGATGTCAGGCCAGACCGGGTGCCGAGGGGAACGGCACTGCCCGCCTCGAAACACCGGGGCGGGCAGTGCCGCGTCGCCGCGCGATGCCCATGCTGTGTGCGCACCAGTGCGCTGAGAACGACCTAGCGCCAGGGGCCGGTGACCGCGAAGGTCGTCCCCGGTCGATAGACGTTGACGTACATCGTCTCCCCGTCCGGTGCGAAGGTCACTCCGGCGAACTCACCCCAGCGGGGCGCCTGCGGGGTGCCGATGGACTGTCGATTGCGGGCCACCTCGTACACCGTGCCGTGCCGGGTCAGTCCGTACACGTGCTGCCCGCCGCCGCCGTCCTCGCACACCATCAACCCACCGCTCGGAGCGAGGCAGATGTTGTCGGGTGATTCACCGGGCAGTTGGACGTCGGTGCCCGGGCCGAAGACGATGACCAGGGTGAGCCTTCGGTGGGCCGGCTCGTAGCGCCACACCTGACCGTGGTGGTCACCCGCGGATCCCTCCGCGCTGCGGGCGTAGCTGGAGACGAAGTAGACGGAGCGTCCGCCCCAGTAGCAGCCCTCCAGCTTCTGGGCGTGGGTGATGCCGCGCGTGCCGAAGTCCTGGAGTCGGATGGGTGTCTGCTGCGCCTGACTGTCGGGCACCGGGACCCACTCGACGCCTTCGAAGACGGCCCCCGGCTCGTCGATCGCCGAGAGGTCGGGCACGTTGGGAACCCGCATCGCCTCCAGCACCCCACCCGCGCGCAGCGAGCCGGTACCGCCGAGCGGTTTGCGCGGCAGGAAGCGGTAGAAGAGCCCGAAGGGACGGTCGAAGGCGTCCTCGGTCTCGTACACGATCCCGGTGCGGGGATCGAGGGCGATGGCCTCGTGCTGGAAGCGGCCCATGGAGGTGAGGGGGACGGCGCCCGTGCGATGGGGAGCGATCGGGTCGACCTCGAAGATGAAGCCGTGGTCCTTGGTGTATCCGTTGGTGCCGGCCCGGTCCTCGTTCTCCTCGCAGGTCAGCCAGGTTCCCCAGGGGGTCGAGCCGCCGGCGCAGTTGACGGCGGTGCCGGCGATCGCGACGCGTTCGGCGAGCACCTCGCCCTCGTCGTCGAGTTCCAGGGCCGTACAGCCGCCCTTGGCCGTCGGGTCGTAGGTGAGCCCGGTGATCGGTGGGACGCCGAGTCGGGCCGAGTGGCGGTTCTCGTGGTTGCGGACGAGATGGGTCCGGCCGTGTCGGCCGTGGAAGGCTCCCATGCCGTCGTGGTTGCCGGGGACGGTTCCCTCACCGGAGCGCAGTGGGTCGCCCTCCCGGGAGAGGACCCGGTAGCGAAAGCCCCGGGGGAGGTCGAGCAGCCCTGCGGGGTCGGGAACCAGCGGGCCGTAGCCGTGTTCCCCGCTGTGGCCGCTGCCGACCGCGGTGCCGGCGAAGAGTTCGGACAGGGCACCGGTGAACGCGATCTGGGTACTTAATAACCCCGCGCGGGCGAGGACATGGCGTCGTGTCACTGACATGAGGCGCTCCCTGTTGGGGGACAGGAGATGTGACCCGCACCGGTCTACCACGCCCCGTGGGACAGGTGAACAGTGCGGGCCACAACGCCTCATGTGTCGCGTGGTGCGACAGGCGTCACTGCCGCTACGCCAGTTCGGCGGTCAGCGTGATCGTCGTGCCCGTGAGCGCCTGGCTCACCGGGCAGTTCTTCTTGGCGTCCTCGGCCGCGGAGGCGAAGGCATCCGCGTCCAGACCGGGCACCTCGCCACGAACGGTGAGGTGGATGCCGGTGATGCCCTCGCCGGGCTGGAAGGTCACGTCGGCCTTGGTCTCCAGCCGGGTGGGCGGGTTGCCGGCGCCGGTCAGCCCGTGCGAGAGAGCCATCGAGAAGCAGCTGGAGTGGGCGGCGGCGATCAGCTCTTCGGGGCTGGTCTTGCCATTGGCCTGCTCGGCGCGGGACGGCCAGGAGACCGGCTGTGATCCGATGCCGGAAGAGTCGAAGGTGACGGTGCCCGAGCCCTTGAGGAGCTCGCCTTCCCAGACCGTGTGCGCCGTGCGCGTGGTGGCCATGCTGATGGTTCCCTTCTGACGGAAAAGCTGGGTGGAGCAGGGTTACACCCCCGAACCTAGCGCCCTGTCAGCCCCTTTGCGTCACGGGCCAGCGCTGTCAGCCGGGAGATGGCGCGGAAATACTTCTTGCGGTAGCCGCCGTTGAGCATCTCTTCGCTGAACAACCGGTCGAAGGGCTGCCCGGAGGCGAGCACCGGGACCTCACGGTCGTACAGACGGTCGGCGAGTACCACCAGGCGCAATGCGGTCGACTGGTCGGGCACCGGACCCACGTCGGTGAGGCACACCGTCTCCACCCCGTCGATCAGTGCGCCGTACCGACTCGGATGCACCTTGGCCAGATGGTCGAGGAGATGGGGGAAGTCGTCGAGGGAGGAGCCGTCGGTGGCGTAGGCGCTCTTGGCGACCACCTCGTCCGAGTACGGCATCGGCGCCTCGGGCAAGCCGCGGTGGCGGTAGTCCTGCCCGTCGATGCGCAGTGGCTGGAAGTGGGCGGAGAGACCCTGGATCTCGCGCAGGAAGTCGGCGGAGGCGAACCTGCCCTCGCCCAGCTTGCCCGGCAGGGTGTTGGAGGTGGCGGCGAGCGCCACTCCCGCCTCGACCAGCTTGCGCAGCAGGGACGAGACCAGGACCGTGTCACCGGGGTCGTCCAACTCGAACTCGTCGATGCACAGCAGTCGGTGCCCGCTCAGGGTCTGCACCGTCTGCTGGAAGCCGAGGGCGCCGACCAGATTGGTCAGTTCCACGAAGGTGCCGAATGCTTTCAGCGCGGGCTCGGCCGAGGTGGCGTGCCACAGCGATGCCAGCAGATGGGTCTTGCCGACGCCGTAGCCGCCGTCCAGATAGACGCCCCGGACGGGCGCGGGAGCCGGGGGCTTGCGGCTGAACCACCGGCGGCGGCCCGAGCCGCTGGCGTGCGCGCCACCGCCCAGACTCGCCGCGAAGCTGCTCAGCGCGGTGACCGCCGCGCTCTGGCTCGGCTGCTGGGGATCGGGTACGTAGGTGTCGAAGCGGACGGCGTCGAAGCGTGGCGGAGGGACCATCTCCGCGACGAGTCGGTCGGCAGGGACGTACGGCTCGCGGGCGCACAGCGAGATGGGTACTGCTTCGGCTATTGCGCTGGTGGCACGGGTCGACACAAGGTCCAACTGTAAGCGCCATGCCAGACTGCTACCTATGCGACGCCTGCTCCCTGTGACCGATCAGACACTCGGCACGGACCGCGAATGGAACCTCGACGAGTTGGCGGACGCCTATGCGTACCCCGAGGAGACCGGGGGTTCGGCGACCCCCTGGCTGCGGGCAAACATGGTCTCCTCGCTGGACGGGGCGGCCCAGCACGACGGTCGTTCGCAGCCCCTTTCCTGCTCCGCCGACATGCGGATCTTCGGCACGCTC
Coding sequences within:
- a CDS encoding ABC transporter, translated to MSALFALLGYQSALLLRSQRWLPPFLLYGIILAVGIQPGRPVLDALGYSAAALLPVTAWLVRVCVTQEPTSARDITSAATSPQRVQLAPLLTALMGAGLLGCVGTTVVVLVSKAMGADNRTVVPLPEATFAGLLAAAVCALTGAAVAALCTRPLLYSRGWSLALTALGSLLALVTTGSPAKYAVTVLVSGSRTGDPRLPLLAFAGALLFAVLAGAAACAMGPLRGTDVATETSG
- a CDS encoding polysaccharide deacetylase family protein; the protein is MIISVRRLFAVAVLGAALVACGGAREPTDRTEPTAPRTGAGPRAAPEAAPAPQLARPRSGLTPVFERAPASATAPKTVALTFDADMTADQGPRAARGEHFDNPELISTLRRLKVPATIFMTGRWAEEYPAQAKSIGTDPLFEIANHSYSHHAFAAPCYGLPTVAKDAMRADVERAFTAFRKVGAERVVPYFRFPGGCYDTTALRAIAPTGVTAVQWDVVSGDAFASDADAVAEQVLAGVKPGSVVVMHCTRSAAPVTEQAIRTIVPKLRERGYRMVRVSDVMRGATTG
- the zapE gene encoding cell division protein ZapE gives rise to the protein MSTRATSAIAEAVPISLCAREPYVPADRLVAEMVPPPRFDAVRFDTYVPDPQQPSQSAAVTALSSFAASLGGGAHASGSGRRRWFSRKPPAPAPVRGVYLDGGYGVGKTHLLASLWHATSAEPALKAFGTFVELTNLVGALGFQQTVQTLSGHRLLCIDEFELDDPGDTVLVSSLLRKLVEAGVALAATSNTLPGKLGEGRFASADFLREIQGLSAHFQPLRIDGQDYRHRGLPEAPMPYSDEVVAKSAYATDGSSLDDFPHLLDHLAKVHPSRYGALIDGVETVCLTDVGPVPDQSTALRLVVLADRLYDREVPVLASGQPFDRLFSEEMLNGGYRKKYFRAISRLTALARDAKGLTGR
- a CDS encoding OsmC family protein produces the protein MATTRTAHTVWEGELLKGSGTVTFDSSGIGSQPVSWPSRAEQANGKTSPEELIAAAHSSCFSMALSHGLTGAGNPPTRLETKADVTFQPGEGITGIHLTVRGEVPGLDADAFASAAEDAKKNCPVSQALTGTTITLTAELA
- a CDS encoding S1 family peptidase; the protein is MTHRRIPKRKAALAGAAAISITAAAVLLPQAYASQDGSDAAGSNAPKTMSATSAADLLQELDGTLGDSYGGAYYDAKKKRLVVNIAGDDSKAVERVTKAGAVAREVRNSASTLLSARRTLAREATIPGTSWALDPRTNQVLVMADRTVTGERWDRLETAVQGLGPGVARIKKSAGEFKTFLEGGDAIFGGGARCSLGFNVTLQDGGSGFLTAGHCAVAAERWSETQGGAPVGTVRSATFPGAGDFALVTYDDPATQAPSSVDVGGGELLAINRVVDATVGQEVARMGSTTGLRNGQVTGLDATVNYPEGTVTGLIQTNVCAEPGDSGGALFGSDGSAIGLTSGGSGNCTSGGETFFQPVTTALTAVGAQIGDGTGSDTGGGEGGEEGADQGADGGGGGGEEGADQGADGGGGGGEEGADQGADGGGEGGEEGADQGADGGGGGGEEGADQGADGGGEGGEEGADQGADGGGEGGEEGADQGADGGGEGGEEATGGAAGTDSVYRF
- a CDS encoding alkaline phosphatase PhoX — encoded protein: MSVTRRHVLARAGLLSTQIAFTGALSELFAGTAVGSGHSGEHGYGPLVPDPAGLLDLPRGFRYRVLSREGDPLRSGEGTVPGNHDGMGAFHGRHGRTHLVRNHENRHSARLGVPPITGLTYDPTAKGGCTALELDDEGEVLAERVAIAGTAVNCAGGSTPWGTWLTCEENEDRAGTNGYTKDHGFIFEVDPIAPHRTGAVPLTSMGRFQHEAIALDPRTGIVYETEDAFDRPFGLFYRFLPRKPLGGTGSLRAGGVLEAMRVPNVPDLSAIDEPGAVFEGVEWVPVPDSQAQQTPIRLQDFGTRGITHAQKLEGCYWGGRSVYFVSSYARSAEGSAGDHHGQVWRYEPAHRRLTLVIVFGPGTDVQLPGESPDNICLAPSGGLMVCEDGGGGQHVYGLTRHGTVYEVARNRQSIGTPQAPRWGEFAGVTFAPDGETMYVNVYRPGTTFAVTGPWR
- a CDS encoding ATP-binding cassette domain-containing protein, which encodes MRGVDLELPARTLVRISGTNGTGKSTLLRLIAGIDAPSEGRIDGRPRTAYVPERFPGVLPFTAVGYLRHIGRIHGLDRRTAATRAHEWLERFGASEHAGTPLAELSKGTSQKVAVAQALLAEPELLVLDEAWTGLDAAARAELDRAVAERVAAGATAVYVDHDPLRLADAADAVHSVSAGTLIPAPASIPGAPPPSATAAGPQVQIIASGPPGEPPPDGLPGTPEHEVRPDGDIVFTVTAPYSDSLLRALLSARPPWHVRQVEHREATKVSQG